A portion of the Streptomyces coeruleoprunus genome contains these proteins:
- a CDS encoding dihydrofolate reductase family protein: MRIVVIEFISLDGVVQAPGGPEEDTEGGFVHGGWTQDFFDPEVMGGAFDDALGKAGALLFGRRTWATMAGAWPERAGDPFADRMNAIPKYVVSRTLGDEDLTWADTTRIPGDEAVARIRKLRDSEGGGDLLVMGSPTLVRTLLHEGLVDELRLMIMPVILGGGKSIFPGDGAMHKLELVSTVTSGTGVHVCTYRPRAEG; encoded by the coding sequence ATGCGCATCGTGGTCATCGAGTTCATCAGCCTGGATGGTGTCGTGCAGGCTCCCGGCGGGCCCGAGGAGGACACCGAGGGCGGCTTCGTCCATGGGGGATGGACGCAGGACTTCTTCGATCCCGAGGTCATGGGCGGCGCCTTCGACGATGCCCTCGGCAAGGCCGGTGCGCTGCTGTTCGGGCGGCGTACGTGGGCGACGATGGCCGGGGCGTGGCCCGAGCGCGCCGGGGACCCGTTCGCCGACCGGATGAACGCCATCCCGAAGTACGTGGTGTCCCGGACCCTCGGCGATGAGGACCTGACCTGGGCCGACACCACACGGATCCCCGGGGACGAGGCCGTCGCGCGCATCCGGAAGCTCCGGGACAGCGAGGGCGGCGGCGACCTGCTGGTGATGGGCAGCCCGACGCTCGTACGGACCCTGCTGCACGAGGGGCTGGTCGACGAGCTGAGGCTCATGATCATGCCGGTGATCCTCGGCGGCGGGAAGTCGATCTTCCCCGGGGACGGGGCGATGCATAAGCTCGAGCTGGTCTCCACCGTGACCAGCGGTACGGGTGTGCACGTCTGCACCTACCGACCCCGCGCCGAGGGGTGA